A genomic segment from Saimiri boliviensis isolate mSaiBol1 chromosome 14, mSaiBol1.pri, whole genome shotgun sequence encodes:
- the LOC120362699 gene encoding binder of sperm protein homolog 2-like codes for MNAPNFSEHLEIEGGEEMLSSTFLEVMRNLVGWVSLAGCMCGLNAELIAHLHPPAQVISSEPCVFPFTYQGVTHYSCISIHSDFHWCSFDKEFQGRWRYCTRLDPPKCVFPFLFRKNVIHNCTKEGYILNRSWCSLTANYDQDGKWKQCSPKK; via the exons ATGAACGCTCCTAATTTTTCTGAGCACCTGGAGATTGAGGGCGGGGAGGAGATGCTGTCAAGTACATTT TTGGAGGTGATGCGGAACCTGGTGGGATGGGTGTCGCTGGCTGGCTGCATGTGTGGGCTGAACGCAG aactGATTGCACATTTGCACCCTCCGGCTCAAG TGATCTCCAGTGAGCCCTGtgtcttccccttcacctatcaAGGTGTCACCCACTACAGTTGTATCTCCATCCACAGTGACTTTCACTGGTGTTCCTTTGACAAGGAATTCCAAGGCAGGTGGCGCTACTGCACGAGGCTGG ATCCTCCTAAGTGtgtcttccccttcctcttcagAAAAAATGTCATTCACAATTGCACCAAGGAAGGCTATATTTTGAATCGGAGTTGGTGTTCGTTGACAGCGAATTACGATCAAGATGGGAAATGGAAGCAATGTTCTCCAAAGAAGTAA